A portion of the Cryptosporangium phraense genome contains these proteins:
- a CDS encoding IclR family transcriptional regulator: MSLSERDTTASGGLERAAAILDAFDPAHRELTLAALVRRSGLPRSTTHRLADRMLALGWLDKPHDRYRIGNRLFELSGLAPIRTELRESVLPFMQDLYNTVRTTVQLGVLDGSQVLIVEKIAGHRPMPMLSQVGGTVPTFCSALGRALLAYSPRSVVDAVLAGDLPARTPRTLTNPAAIRRELAAMPDRGWAVEREEGNIGVTCVAAPIFGPDGTVAAAVSITGPTGLVRPDRAGPAVRLVAAAASRAFSKQSR, from the coding sequence GTGAGTCTCAGTGAGCGGGACACCACCGCGAGCGGCGGGCTGGAGCGGGCGGCCGCGATCCTCGACGCGTTCGACCCCGCGCACCGCGAACTGACGCTCGCCGCGCTGGTCCGGCGGTCCGGATTACCCCGGTCCACCACGCATCGGCTGGCCGATCGCATGCTCGCGCTGGGCTGGCTGGACAAGCCGCACGACCGCTACCGGATCGGCAACCGGCTGTTCGAGCTGTCGGGCCTGGCGCCGATCCGCACCGAGTTACGCGAGTCCGTGCTGCCGTTCATGCAGGACCTCTACAACACCGTGCGGACGACCGTGCAGCTCGGCGTGCTGGACGGATCGCAGGTGCTGATCGTCGAGAAGATCGCCGGGCACCGGCCGATGCCGATGCTCAGCCAGGTCGGCGGCACGGTGCCGACGTTCTGCTCGGCGCTGGGGAGGGCGCTGCTGGCGTACTCGCCGCGGTCGGTCGTCGATGCGGTGCTGGCCGGCGACCTGCCCGCGCGCACCCCGCGGACGCTGACCAACCCGGCGGCCATCCGGCGCGAGCTGGCGGCGATGCCCGACCGCGGCTGGGCGGTCGAGCGCGAAGAGGGCAACATCGGCGTGACCTGCGTCGCCGCCCCGATCTTCGGGCCCGACGGGACGGTGGCCGCAGCGGTGTCGATCACCGGGCCGACCGGGCTGGTGCGACCGGACCGGGCCGGCCCGGCGGTGCGGCTGGTGGCGGCGGCGGCCTCACGGGCATTCTCCAAGCAGTCCCGCTGA
- a CDS encoding flavin-containing monooxygenase — protein sequence MRVAIVGAGVAGLVTAKVLSRVGHSVVVFDRTPDVGGVWSETRRYPGVTTQSPRDTYAFSDFPMPPSLPEWPTGAQVQEYLAGYVSHFGLAPLLRLNTPVTRAEPTADGWSVDGSEFDHLVVANGVFSAPALPVYEGFADFSAAGGRLCAASDFHDARSVAGQHVLVVGYGKSSCDVAVEVSRFAVSTDVVARQVLWKVPRRIGGVVNFKYLLLTRLGEALFEWQHLRGVERFLHGRGAPIRRRMLGSVENVTVKQYRLRELDLVPDGGIENIVRGAIGLVTDGFYEQVADGRITVRRDRVIKRLLEKDGAPHAELSDGTVLRADTVVCATGYRQEIPFLPSSVRSLLVDGRGNYRLYRQIHPVDVPRLSFAGYNSSFFSPLSAEMGALWIAALLAGEVALPPAEEMRAQVDGRIEFMDSATSGHHCHGTKVIPFSMHNIDEILGDVGLDVPRRVRFQQWLGPVDPRSYRRVTARFEERFRQ from the coding sequence ATGAGAGTCGCGATCGTCGGAGCCGGCGTCGCCGGGCTGGTCACCGCGAAGGTGCTGAGCCGCGTCGGGCATTCGGTGGTCGTCTTCGACCGGACGCCGGACGTCGGCGGGGTGTGGAGCGAGACCCGGCGCTACCCGGGAGTGACCACGCAGAGCCCGCGGGACACGTACGCATTCTCGGACTTCCCGATGCCGCCGTCGTTACCGGAGTGGCCGACCGGCGCGCAGGTGCAGGAGTACCTGGCCGGGTACGTGTCGCACTTCGGGCTGGCGCCGCTGCTGCGGCTGAACACACCGGTCACGCGGGCCGAGCCGACGGCCGACGGCTGGTCGGTGGACGGTTCGGAGTTCGACCACCTGGTGGTGGCGAACGGCGTGTTCTCGGCGCCCGCGCTGCCGGTCTACGAGGGGTTCGCCGACTTCTCCGCGGCCGGCGGACGGCTGTGTGCGGCGTCCGACTTCCACGACGCCCGGTCGGTCGCCGGCCAGCACGTGCTCGTCGTCGGCTACGGGAAGTCCTCGTGCGACGTTGCCGTGGAGGTCAGCCGCTTCGCGGTGTCGACCGACGTCGTCGCCCGGCAGGTCCTGTGGAAGGTCCCCCGCCGGATCGGCGGCGTCGTCAACTTCAAGTACCTCCTGCTGACGAGGCTGGGCGAGGCGTTGTTCGAGTGGCAGCACCTGCGTGGCGTCGAGAGGTTCCTGCACGGACGGGGGGCGCCGATCCGTCGCCGGATGCTCGGGTCGGTCGAGAACGTCACGGTCAAGCAGTACCGGCTGCGTGAGCTGGACCTCGTGCCGGACGGCGGCATCGAGAACATCGTGCGCGGGGCGATCGGGCTGGTCACCGACGGGTTCTACGAGCAGGTCGCGGACGGGCGCATCACGGTGCGGCGCGACCGCGTGATCAAGCGGCTGCTGGAGAAGGACGGCGCTCCGCACGCCGAACTCAGCGACGGGACCGTGCTGCGGGCCGACACGGTCGTGTGCGCCACCGGGTACCGACAGGAGATCCCGTTCTTACCCTCGTCGGTGCGGTCCCTACTGGTGGACGGGCGGGGCAACTACCGGCTGTACCGGCAGATCCATCCGGTGGACGTGCCCCGGCTGTCGTTCGCGGGGTACAACTCGTCGTTCTTCAGCCCGTTGTCGGCCGAGATGGGGGCGCTGTGGATCGCCGCTCTATTGGCGGGTGAGGTGGCGTTGCCGCCGGCGGAGGAAATGCGGGCGCAGGTCGACGGACGGATCGAGTTCATGGATTCGGCGACGTCCGGGCACCATTGCCACGGGACCAAGGTCATCCCGTTCTCGATGCACAACATCGACGAGATCCTCGGCGACGTGGGTCTGGACGTGCCCCGGCGGGTGCGGTTCCAGCAGTGGCTGGGGCCGGTGGATCCGCGGTCGTACCGACGGGTGACGGCGCGCTTCGAAGAGCGATTCCGTCAGTGA
- a CDS encoding cupin domain-containing protein — protein MTLGGGYLLPSGEGKSLGAIGVGITMKTDGDSTRGAYSLFEYAVPAGVSGPPLHVHTREDESFVCLSGRLEVTLGDRKFELVHGDYLLLPRDVPHTFNNPFEDEARVISVVSPAGLEEYYAALAALPPGPRDIGKMKAIMADFGLELQLPPS, from the coding sequence ATGACGCTCGGCGGCGGGTACCTGCTCCCATCCGGCGAAGGCAAGTCGCTCGGCGCGATCGGCGTCGGCATCACGATGAAGACCGACGGCGACTCGACCCGCGGCGCGTACTCGCTGTTCGAGTACGCGGTCCCGGCCGGGGTCAGCGGGCCGCCGCTACACGTCCACACCCGGGAGGACGAGTCGTTCGTCTGTCTCTCCGGACGTCTGGAGGTGACGCTCGGCGACCGGAAGTTCGAGTTGGTGCACGGCGACTACCTGCTGCTGCCCCGGGACGTGCCGCACACGTTCAACAACCCGTTCGAGGACGAGGCCCGGGTGATCTCGGTGGTGTCGCCGGCCGGGCTCGAGGAGTACTACGCGGCGCTGGCCGCGCTGCCGCCCGGTCCGCGGGACATCGGCAAGATGAAGGCGATCATGGCCGACTTCGGCCTCGAGCTGCAGCTCCCGCCGTCATGA
- a CDS encoding cupin domain-containing protein: MTGFDLSGFLAGISDTVRPVAASPLVVHAADLVPLPADQVHNPSKLAIAGGLPTTTFELFRQLIPAGLSTDMQRHHHETVHFVIAGDGHSEIEDETVSWATGDYVYTPPWTWHRHYNDSPSEPVEFLTIESSRLLGLLGVGRRQSAGLVTVAEARARFKEESE, translated from the coding sequence GTGACGGGTTTCGATCTCAGCGGGTTTCTGGCGGGCATCTCGGACACCGTGCGGCCGGTGGCGGCGAGCCCGCTGGTGGTGCACGCGGCCGACCTCGTGCCGCTGCCGGCCGATCAGGTGCACAACCCGTCGAAGCTCGCGATCGCCGGTGGGCTGCCGACCACCACGTTCGAGCTGTTCCGGCAGCTCATCCCGGCCGGGCTGAGCACCGACATGCAGCGCCACCACCACGAGACCGTCCACTTCGTCATCGCCGGCGACGGCCACAGCGAGATCGAGGACGAGACCGTGAGCTGGGCGACCGGCGACTACGTCTACACACCGCCGTGGACCTGGCACCGGCACTACAACGACTCGCCGTCCGAGCCGGTGGAGTTCCTGACGATCGAGAGCTCGCGGCTGCTCGGGTTGCTGGGCGTGGGGCGTCGGCAGAGTGCCGGGCTGGTGACGGTCGCGGAGGCGCGGGCCCGGTTCAAGGAGGAGTCAGAGTGA
- a CDS encoding alpha/beta fold hydrolase: MSIWEDLGTVPHALSYVNVGGVRTRVLQAGSGPDLVLLHGTGGHLEAYARNVGGLAESFRVTAYDMVGHGWSSLPDHPYTIDVLSAHLVGLMDALGIARAHLSGESLGGWVAAWTAAHSPARVDRLVLNTPGNIANKPEVMERLTASTLAAVTDPSDETVRRRVEWLFHDKSLVTDELVRLRQAVYTRPGYLEAVRNVLVLQNPETRARFSWDPSWVGRVSAPTLLLWTDHDPTGGLDEAKMLLGWLPNAELTVISGAGHWPQWEKPAEFLAEHRRFLR, encoded by the coding sequence GTGAGCATCTGGGAAGACCTGGGCACGGTTCCGCACGCGCTCTCCTACGTCAACGTAGGTGGCGTACGGACGCGGGTGTTGCAGGCGGGAAGCGGTCCGGACCTGGTCTTGCTCCATGGGACCGGCGGTCACCTGGAGGCGTACGCGCGGAACGTCGGCGGGCTGGCCGAGTCGTTCCGGGTGACCGCGTACGACATGGTCGGGCACGGGTGGTCGTCGCTGCCGGACCACCCTTACACGATCGACGTGTTGTCGGCGCACCTGGTCGGCCTGATGGATGCCCTGGGCATCGCGCGGGCCCACCTCTCGGGGGAGTCGCTCGGCGGGTGGGTCGCGGCCTGGACCGCGGCGCACTCCCCGGCCCGGGTGGACCGGCTGGTCCTGAACACGCCGGGCAACATCGCGAACAAGCCCGAGGTGATGGAACGGCTCACCGCCAGCACGCTGGCCGCGGTGACCGACCCCAGCGACGAGACCGTGCGCCGCCGGGTGGAGTGGCTGTTCCACGACAAGTCCCTGGTCACCGACGAGCTGGTGCGGCTGCGCCAGGCCGTCTACACGCGGCCGGGGTACCTCGAGGCCGTCCGCAACGTCCTCGTGCTGCAGAACCCGGAGACGCGGGCGCGGTTCAGCTGGGACCCGTCGTGGGTGGGGCGCGTGAGCGCGCCGACCCTCCTGCTGTGGACCGACCACGACCCGACCGGAGGCCTCGACGAGGCGAAGATGCTCCTCGGGTGGCTGCCGAATGCCGAGCTGACCGTCATCAGCGGGGCCGGGCACTGGCCGCAGTGGGAGAAGCCGGCCGAGTTCCTGGCCGAGCACCGGCGGTTCCTGCGATGA
- a CDS encoding pyridoxamine 5'-phosphate oxidase family protein, whose translation MTPFHHGELAAQKRAGLLREAAHVSAMISPVIPRGARPFLAEQPMIVLGAADARGDVWATLLTGEPGFLSVVGPSTIVIGASPGEPLVLEEPTKVGLIAIEPGTRRRIRMNGTAHPVAGGLRVELEQVYANCPKYIQKRVPTRSSTLAGAPVSGVALTGEQMEFAGTTDTFFVATTDLDGNADASHRGGNPGFLRAVSPRRLRWPDYVGNSMFNTLGNLEVNPRAGLLLPDWTTGTLIHLTGTAVVDWDPGHAAAVPGAQRLVEFTVERVVRVEGGSPLRWSGPEFSRFNPR comes from the coding sequence ATGACACCGTTCCACCACGGCGAGTTGGCGGCACAGAAGCGGGCCGGTCTGCTGCGCGAGGCTGCACACGTCTCCGCGATGATCAGCCCGGTGATCCCCCGCGGGGCGCGTCCGTTCCTGGCCGAGCAGCCGATGATCGTGCTCGGCGCGGCCGACGCTCGGGGCGACGTCTGGGCCACCCTGCTGACCGGCGAGCCGGGGTTTCTCTCGGTCGTGGGTCCGTCGACGATCGTGATCGGCGCTTCGCCCGGAGAACCGTTGGTTCTCGAGGAACCGACGAAGGTGGGCTTGATCGCTATCGAGCCCGGTACGCGGCGCCGGATCCGCATGAACGGCACGGCCCACCCGGTGGCCGGTGGGTTGCGGGTCGAGCTCGAGCAGGTCTACGCGAACTGCCCGAAGTACATCCAGAAGCGGGTGCCGACGCGGTCGTCGACCCTGGCCGGAGCCCCGGTCTCAGGCGTCGCGCTCACCGGCGAGCAGATGGAGTTCGCCGGCACGACCGACACTTTCTTCGTCGCGACGACCGACCTGGACGGCAACGCCGACGCCTCGCACCGCGGCGGCAACCCCGGGTTCCTCCGGGCGGTGAGCCCTCGACGGCTGAGGTGGCCCGATTACGTCGGCAACTCGATGTTCAACACGCTCGGCAACCTGGAGGTCAACCCGAGAGCCGGCCTGCTGTTACCGGACTGGACGACCGGCACGCTGATCCACCTGACCGGCACCGCGGTCGTCGACTGGGATCCCGGCCACGCGGCGGCCGTGCCCGGCGCGCAGCGTCTGGTCGAGTTCACGGTGGAGCGGGTGGTGCGGGTCGAGGGAGGCTCACCACTGCGCTGGAGCGGCCCCGAGTTCTCCCGCTTCAACCCTCGCTGA
- a CDS encoding CGNR zinc finger domain-containing protein: protein MTTDPRPLIGEPLPLDLMNTRWTDDDGPHDLLELPGGLGAWLTSAGLTGTVPDSPETLDALRQTRAALTSADPEALNETLRHGRLRRQLGANGPETVVETDTPAWLAAWRAAEHYLRLLEENPSRIRTCANPDCSLRFYDVSKSGARRWCSMSACGNRAKSRTHYTRHRGH from the coding sequence ATGACCACCGACCCCCGCCCCCTCATCGGCGAGCCCCTGCCGCTCGACCTGATGAACACCCGCTGGACCGACGACGACGGCCCGCACGACCTGCTCGAACTCCCGGGCGGCCTCGGAGCCTGGCTGACCTCGGCCGGCCTCACCGGCACCGTCCCGGATTCCCCGGAGACCCTCGACGCCCTGCGGCAAACCCGAGCAGCCCTGACCAGCGCCGATCCCGAAGCGCTCAACGAGACCCTGCGCCACGGCCGCCTCCGGCGTCAGCTCGGCGCGAACGGACCCGAGACCGTCGTCGAGACCGACACGCCGGCCTGGTTGGCCGCCTGGCGAGCGGCCGAGCACTACCTGCGGCTCCTCGAGGAGAACCCGTCCCGGATCCGCACGTGCGCCAACCCCGACTGCTCGCTGCGCTTCTACGACGTGTCCAAATCCGGCGCCCGCCGCTGGTGCTCGATGTCAGCCTGCGGCAACCGCGCCAAGTCGCGCACCCACTACACCCGCCACCGCGGTCACTGA
- a CDS encoding nitroreductase/quinone reductase family protein: MFAPIASRLIVVDRWLSRVSKGRVVAVGMAPSLLLTTTGRRSGEHRRNPLQYARDGDAYVVVGSNWGRDATPGWVHNLRADHRAAIALGGRTLPVLAQEVSGAEHERLWHLLLDQWPGYALYVERAPHRVFGIFRLVPEVDSAAVRSGR, translated from the coding sequence ATGTTCGCTCCGATCGCCAGTCGGCTGATCGTGGTGGACCGATGGCTGAGCCGGGTCAGTAAGGGCCGCGTGGTCGCGGTCGGGATGGCGCCGTCACTCCTGCTGACCACGACCGGCCGTCGCAGCGGCGAGCACCGGCGCAACCCGCTGCAGTACGCCCGGGACGGCGACGCCTATGTCGTCGTCGGCTCCAACTGGGGTCGCGATGCGACGCCGGGCTGGGTGCACAACCTGCGCGCCGATCACCGGGCAGCCATCGCGCTCGGCGGTCGCACGCTTCCGGTGCTGGCGCAGGAAGTCTCGGGGGCCGAGCACGAGCGGCTGTGGCACCTGCTGCTGGACCAGTGGCCGGGCTACGCGCTCTATGTGGAGCGGGCGCCCCACCGGGTGTTCGGCATCTTCCGGCTCGTTCCCGAAGTCGATTCGGCGGCCGTGCGCTCTGGCCGCTGA
- a CDS encoding SDR family oxidoreductase, whose amino-acid sequence MRTALVGGGASGIGRATAEELLRAGLRVTLFGRDELRLKTAADELGAAYVAGDLADPVCTPLADAARRADVVVLNAGGPKPGRVLDVQDPDWARGTELLLLGPLRLARAALPAMADRGFGRLVVVTSTAVRRPEPDLAVSVVLRSAMTAAAKLLAAEYAEYGVTVNCVAPGATDTARRREVLIARARSSRSSEADLIAAEVDTIPAGRAADPAEIAAAIGFLASEAAGYINGTVLTVDGGRTEAIW is encoded by the coding sequence ATGAGAACCGCATTGGTCGGTGGGGGCGCGTCCGGCATCGGCCGGGCCACCGCCGAAGAACTGCTCCGGGCGGGCCTCCGCGTGACGCTCTTCGGCCGCGACGAGCTCCGTCTCAAGACGGCGGCCGACGAGCTGGGAGCCGCGTACGTCGCCGGCGACCTCGCCGACCCGGTGTGCACGCCCCTTGCGGACGCCGCCCGGCGCGCCGACGTCGTCGTTCTGAACGCGGGCGGTCCGAAACCCGGGCGGGTGCTGGACGTCCAGGACCCCGACTGGGCCCGGGGAACCGAGCTACTGCTGCTCGGGCCGCTGAGGCTGGCGCGGGCCGCACTGCCGGCGATGGCGGACCGGGGCTTCGGGCGGCTGGTCGTCGTGACGTCCACCGCGGTGCGTCGCCCGGAGCCCGACCTGGCCGTGTCGGTCGTGCTGCGCTCGGCGATGACCGCGGCGGCGAAGCTGCTGGCCGCGGAGTACGCCGAGTACGGCGTCACGGTGAACTGCGTGGCGCCGGGCGCGACCGACACCGCGCGACGTCGGGAAGTGCTGATCGCGCGGGCGCGCTCGTCGCGCTCGTCGGAGGCCGACCTGATCGCGGCCGAGGTCGACACGATCCCGGCGGGACGCGCAGCGGACCCGGCGGAGATCGCGGCCGCGATCGGGTTCCTCGCGTCGGAGGCGGCCGGTTACATCAACGGCACGGTGCTCACCGTGGACGGCGGACGGACGGAGGCGATCTGGTGA